A region from the Pseudomonas promysalinigenes genome encodes:
- the hupB gene encoding nucleoid-associated protein HU-beta yields MNKSELIDAIAASADISKAAAGKALDAVIDSVTGALKDGDDVVLVGFGTFSVKERAARTGRNPQTGKAIEIAAAKVPGFKAGKGLKDAVN; encoded by the coding sequence GTGAACAAGTCGGAACTGATTGACGCTATCGCTGCATCGGCAGACATTTCCAAAGCCGCCGCCGGCAAAGCGCTGGACGCTGTGATCGACTCCGTGACTGGCGCCCTGAAAGACGGCGACGACGTCGTTCTGGTTGGCTTCGGTACCTTCTCGGTCAAAGAGCGTGCTGCGCGCACCGGCCGTAACCCGCAAACCGGTAAGGCTATCGAGATCGCCGCTGCCAAGGTTCCAGGCTTCAAGGCAGGCAAGGGCCTGAAAGACGCCGTCAACTAA
- the lon gene encoding endopeptidase La, with the protein MKTTLDLPLLPLRDVVVYPHMVIPLFVGREKSIEALEAAMTGEKQILLLAQKNPADDDPGEDALYRVGTVATVLQLLKLPDGTVKVLVEGEQRGTVERFNEVEGHIRAEVSLIDEADAAERESEVFVRTLLSQFEQYVQLGKKVPAEVLSSLNSIEEPGRLVDTMAAHMALKIEQKQEILEIVDLPTRVEHVLALLDAEIDLLQVEKRIRGRVKKQMERSQREYYLNEQMKAIQKELGDGDEGHNEVEELKKRIESAGLPKDALAKAQAELNKLKQMSPMSAEATVVRSYLDWLVQVPWKAQSKVRLDLSKAEEILDADHYGLEEVKERILEYLAVQKRVKKIRGPVLCLVGPPGVGKTSLAESIAAATNRKFVRMALGGVRDEAEIRGHRRTYIGSMPGRLIQKMTKVGVRNPLFLLDEIDKMGSDMRGDPASALLEVLDPEQNHNFNDHYLEVDYDLSDVMFLCTSNSMNIPPALLDRMEIIRLPGYTEDEKINIAVKYLTPKQVKANGLKAEELSIDVSAIRDIIRYYTREAGVRGLERQIAKVCRKVVKEHTGQKQVKVKVTSDQLEHLLGVRKFRYGLAEQQDQIGQVTGLAWTQVGGELLTIESVVIPGKGQLIKTGSLGDVMVESITAAQTVVRSRARSLGIAADFHEKHDVHIHMPEGATPKDGPSAGIGMCTALVSALTQIPVRADVAMTGEITLRGQVLAIGGLKEKLLAAHRGGIKTVIIPEENVRDLKEIPENIKQDLQIKPVKWIDEVLQIALQYAPEPLPDVAPEIVAKDDKRDGDAKERISTH; encoded by the coding sequence ATGAAGACCACCCTCGACTTGCCTCTTTTGCCATTGCGCGATGTTGTCGTCTATCCGCACATGGTTATCCCACTGTTCGTGGGGCGTGAGAAGTCTATCGAAGCCCTCGAAGCCGCGATGACGGGCGAAAAACAGATACTGCTGTTGGCCCAGAAGAACCCGGCTGATGACGATCCAGGCGAAGACGCTCTGTATCGAGTCGGTACCGTCGCGACCGTATTGCAACTGCTCAAACTGCCCGATGGTACCGTCAAGGTGCTGGTCGAAGGCGAGCAGCGCGGTACAGTTGAGCGGTTCAACGAGGTAGAAGGGCACATTCGTGCCGAAGTTTCCCTGATCGATGAAGCCGATGCCGCCGAGCGCGAGTCGGAAGTCTTCGTGCGCACGTTGCTGTCGCAGTTCGAGCAATACGTGCAACTGGGCAAGAAAGTCCCAGCAGAAGTACTGTCGTCGCTCAATAGCATCGAAGAGCCTGGTCGTCTGGTCGACACCATGGCTGCGCACATGGCGCTCAAGATCGAGCAGAAGCAGGAAATTCTCGAGATTGTCGACCTGCCGACCCGTGTCGAGCATGTGTTGGCTCTGCTGGATGCCGAAATTGATCTGTTGCAGGTCGAAAAACGCATTCGTGGCCGGGTCAAGAAACAAATGGAGCGCAGCCAGCGCGAGTACTATCTGAATGAGCAGATGAAGGCCATTCAGAAGGAGCTTGGCGATGGCGATGAAGGCCACAACGAAGTCGAAGAGCTGAAAAAGCGCATCGAATCCGCAGGCTTGCCCAAGGATGCCTTGGCCAAGGCTCAGGCCGAGCTCAACAAGCTCAAGCAGATGTCGCCGATGTCGGCCGAGGCGACCGTCGTCCGGTCGTACCTGGACTGGCTCGTTCAGGTGCCTTGGAAGGCCCAAAGCAAGGTGCGCCTTGACTTGAGCAAGGCCGAAGAGATCCTCGACGCCGACCACTACGGCCTGGAAGAGGTCAAGGAACGTATCCTCGAATACCTCGCCGTGCAAAAGCGAGTGAAGAAGATTCGCGGTCCTGTGTTGTGCCTGGTCGGCCCGCCCGGTGTCGGTAAGACATCGCTGGCCGAGTCGATCGCTGCCGCAACCAATCGCAAGTTCGTGCGCATGGCCTTGGGTGGCGTGCGGGACGAGGCCGAAATTCGTGGCCACCGGCGAACTTACATCGGCTCCATGCCTGGCCGTCTGATTCAGAAGATGACCAAAGTGGGCGTACGCAACCCGCTGTTCCTGCTCGACGAGATCGACAAAATGGGCAGCGACATGCGTGGCGACCCGGCATCGGCGCTGCTGGAAGTGCTTGACCCCGAGCAGAACCACAACTTCAACGACCACTATCTGGAAGTCGATTACGACCTCTCGGACGTGATGTTCCTGTGCACCTCCAACTCGATGAACATCCCGCCGGCGCTGCTCGACCGTATGGAAATCATCCGCCTGCCGGGCTACACGGAGGATGAGAAGATCAACATCGCGGTCAAGTACCTGACGCCCAAGCAAGTCAAGGCCAATGGTCTGAAGGCCGAAGAGCTGAGCATCGACGTCTCGGCAATTCGCGACATCATCCGTTACTACACCCGCGAAGCCGGTGTGCGGGGCCTTGAACGTCAGATCGCCAAGGTCTGCCGCAAAGTGGTCAAGGAACATACCGGGCAGAAGCAGGTCAAGGTCAAGGTGACCAGCGATCAGCTCGAGCACTTGCTCGGCGTGCGCAAGTTCCGCTATGGCCTGGCTGAGCAGCAGGACCAGATTGGCCAGGTTACCGGCCTTGCCTGGACGCAGGTGGGTGGCGAACTGCTGACCATCGAGTCGGTAGTGATTCCAGGCAAGGGCCAGTTGATCAAAACTGGCTCACTGGGCGATGTGATGGTCGAATCGATCACCGCCGCGCAGACCGTCGTGCGTAGCCGTGCCCGCAGCCTGGGGATTGCTGCGGACTTTCACGAGAAGCATGACGTGCACATTCACATGCCTGAAGGTGCTACGCCCAAGGATGGCCCGAGCGCAGGCATCGGGATGTGCACCGCTCTGGTTTCTGCACTGACGCAAATTCCTGTGCGTGCCGACGTGGCCATGACCGGTGAGATCACCCTGCGTGGTCAGGTACTGGCCATTGGCGGGTTGAAGGAAAAACTGCTGGCTGCTCACCGCGGCGGGATCAAGACGGTGATCATTCCCGAGGAGAACGTTCGCGATCTGAAGGAAATTCCGGAAAATATCAAACAGGATCTTCAGATCAAACCGGTCAAATGGATTGACGAAGTCCTGCAAATTGCGCTGCAATACGCCCCGGAGCCCTTGCCAGATGTGGCTCCGGAGATTGTCGCCAAAGATGACAAGCGCGACGGCGATGCGAAGGAAAGAATCAGCACGCATTAG